The Halosimplex litoreum genome has a window encoding:
- a CDS encoding SprT-like domain-containing protein — protein MTTPSYDDVATHEDLLAWSRAYCKDVRREWLVDVRFDLVEWEVSTRSKRRAAAVKRPKIPEAEVGTPIDWERAEAAGGRVADGRPFSATISLTWDAFDAFDRAQWESTLRHELVHLEQYQRCGTTGHGPAFETRARELDTEVHCETFAEAKYVLRCGECDALVARRYRDCKIVRRAEEYRSSCCSAALAVE, from the coding sequence GTGACGACGCCGTCGTACGACGACGTCGCGACCCACGAGGACCTCCTCGCGTGGTCGCGAGCCTACTGCAAAGACGTTCGCCGGGAGTGGCTCGTCGACGTGCGCTTCGACCTCGTCGAGTGGGAGGTCTCGACGCGGTCGAAACGGCGCGCGGCGGCGGTCAAACGGCCGAAGATCCCCGAAGCCGAGGTCGGGACGCCGATCGACTGGGAGCGCGCCGAGGCCGCTGGCGGTCGGGTCGCCGACGGGCGGCCGTTCTCGGCGACGATCTCGCTGACCTGGGACGCCTTCGACGCCTTCGACCGCGCCCAGTGGGAGTCGACGCTGCGGCACGAACTCGTCCACCTCGAACAGTACCAGCGCTGCGGCACGACCGGTCACGGCCCGGCGTTCGAGACTCGCGCGCGGGAACTCGACACGGAGGTCCACTGCGAGACGTTCGCCGAGGCGAAGTACGTCCTCCGCTGTGGGGAGTGCGACGCGCTGGTCGCTCGCCGCTACCGCGACTGCAAGATCGTCCGGCGAGCGGAGGAGTACCGGTCGTCGTGTTGCTCGGCGGCGCTGGCCGTCGAGTAG
- a CDS encoding SDR family oxidoreductase: protein MRLLTGFPGFLGSALVERLLERSDEPVACLVQTQYRDVAARRAAALADAAGVPRDRIRLVEGDITDPDLAVDDYDRLRRETRVVYHLAAVYDLGVARPLAERVNVDGTRHVLRLALGADVDRFHHVSTCYVSGRYDGVFTHRDLAVGQSFHNYYEATKFEAERLVRAAMADGLPATVYRPAIAVGDSRTGETQKFDGPYYLLELILRQWPVAVVPVPLRPSAHRLNVVPRNFVVDALAAISAREDSVGEVYQLCNPHPPTIRELVRTLARAAGRRAVPVRGTTKLARVATERVPTVADGLGVEPAALSYLSQPTTYTDENTRRALAETNVRCPLFSSYADRLVAYAREHRDEDAGAMV, encoded by the coding sequence GTGCGACTGCTGACCGGCTTCCCCGGCTTCCTCGGTTCCGCGCTCGTCGAGCGGCTGCTCGAACGGAGCGACGAACCCGTCGCCTGTCTCGTGCAGACGCAGTACCGCGATGTGGCCGCCCGACGGGCCGCCGCCCTCGCCGACGCCGCGGGCGTCCCGCGGGATCGGATTCGACTGGTCGAGGGCGACATCACCGACCCCGACCTGGCCGTCGACGACTACGACCGCCTCCGGCGCGAGACCCGGGTCGTCTACCACCTCGCCGCCGTCTACGATCTGGGCGTCGCGCGACCGCTCGCCGAGCGGGTCAACGTCGACGGGACGCGCCACGTCCTCCGGCTCGCGCTCGGCGCCGACGTCGACCGCTTCCACCACGTCAGCACCTGCTACGTCAGCGGCCGCTACGACGGGGTCTTCACCCACCGCGACCTGGCCGTCGGCCAGTCGTTTCACAACTACTACGAGGCCACCAAGTTCGAAGCCGAGCGACTCGTCCGGGCCGCGATGGCCGACGGGCTCCCGGCGACGGTCTACCGTCCCGCCATCGCCGTCGGCGACAGCCGAACCGGGGAAACCCAGAAGTTCGACGGGCCGTACTATCTCCTCGAACTGATCCTCCGACAGTGGCCCGTCGCCGTCGTGCCCGTTCCGCTGCGCCCCTCGGCCCATCGGCTGAACGTCGTCCCCCGAAACTTCGTCGTCGACGCACTGGCCGCCATCTCCGCCCGCGAGGACTCGGTCGGAGAGGTCTACCAGCTCTGTAATCCGCATCCGCCGACGATACGCGAACTCGTCCGAACGCTCGCGCGGGCGGCCGGTCGCCGGGCCGTCCCCGTCCGCGGGACGACGAAACTCGCCCGCGTCGCGACCGAGCGGGTGCCGACAGTCGCCGACGGACTGGGGGTCGAGCCGGCGGCGCTCTCCTACCTCTCCCAGCCCACCACGTACACCGACGAGAACACGCGTCGCGCGCTGGCCGAGACGAACGTGCGGTGTCCGCTCTTCTCGTCGTACGCCGACCGCCTCGTCGCGTACGCTCGCGAGCACCGCGACGAGGACGCGGGCGCGATGGTCTGA
- a CDS encoding succinic semialdehyde dehydrogenase, whose protein sequence is MSRSKVESVLSTGRQGRLRTGVTTVDDRAPLDVRSPVTGESVGTVPSCTAEDVAAAVEAASEAQREWAATPIAERADVLRRFADAVTATRPDLLDIVQVETGKARFDALEEVLDLVATADYYAREGPGHLEPTRRTGVVPGLTRAVEHVGPVGVVGCISPWNYPLTLAVSDLLPALLAGNGAVLKPAEATPFSALRAVELLESAGLPEGLLQVVTGDGERLGEPLISRVDHLRFTGSTAVGREVAALAGEHLIDASLELGGKNPAVVLDDADLAKTVRGLVNGSFANAGQLCIATERVYVDRSAFDEFRDRFVAATERQSLGVGLGWGPDVGSLIGDHQLDTVESHVADARERGATVETGGRRRDDVGPWVYEPTVLTDLPEEATAASQETFGPVVSLVPVDGVDEAVERANDTDYGLHASVWTGDRARGERVARRIEAGTVSVNDGYRAMWASTDAPMGGVGDSGVGRRHGREGIRDYTDSRTVVTQRGHPLAFPDAVPNRLAAAAATATLGPLRWLRNRSLPGPWGE, encoded by the coding sequence ATGAGTCGTTCGAAGGTCGAGTCGGTGCTGTCGACAGGTCGCCAGGGCCGCCTGCGAACGGGCGTCACGACGGTCGACGACCGCGCCCCGCTCGACGTCCGCTCGCCGGTTACCGGTGAGTCCGTGGGTACCGTCCCGTCGTGTACCGCCGAGGACGTGGCTGCGGCGGTCGAGGCGGCGAGCGAGGCACAGCGGGAGTGGGCCGCGACGCCCATCGCCGAGCGCGCCGACGTTCTCCGGCGGTTCGCCGACGCGGTGACCGCGACCCGCCCGGACCTGCTCGATATCGTCCAGGTCGAGACCGGCAAGGCGCGTTTCGACGCGTTGGAGGAGGTCCTCGACCTCGTCGCCACGGCCGACTACTACGCCCGCGAGGGCCCCGGCCACCTCGAACCGACACGGCGGACGGGCGTGGTCCCCGGGCTCACCCGCGCCGTGGAACACGTCGGCCCGGTGGGGGTCGTCGGCTGTATCTCCCCGTGGAACTACCCGCTCACGCTCGCCGTCTCGGACCTCCTGCCCGCGCTGCTGGCCGGCAACGGCGCCGTCCTCAAGCCCGCCGAGGCGACCCCCTTTTCCGCGCTCCGAGCGGTCGAACTCCTCGAATCGGCGGGGTTGCCCGAGGGTCTGCTCCAGGTCGTTACCGGCGACGGCGAGCGGCTGGGCGAACCGCTGATCTCGCGGGTCGACCACTTGCGGTTCACCGGCAGCACGGCGGTCGGTCGCGAGGTCGCGGCGCTGGCCGGCGAGCACCTGATCGACGCCTCGCTCGAACTCGGGGGAAAGAACCCCGCCGTCGTCCTCGACGACGCCGACCTCGCGAAGACGGTTCGCGGACTGGTCAACGGCTCGTTCGCCAACGCCGGGCAACTGTGCATCGCGACCGAGCGCGTCTACGTCGACCGCTCGGCCTTCGACGAGTTCCGCGACCGGTTCGTCGCCGCGACCGAACGCCAGTCCCTCGGCGTCGGACTCGGCTGGGGACCCGACGTGGGGTCGCTGATCGGGGACCACCAGCTCGACACCGTCGAGTCGCACGTCGCCGACGCCCGCGAGCGCGGCGCGACCGTCGAGACCGGCGGGCGACGACGCGATGACGTGGGTCCGTGGGTCTACGAGCCGACGGTGTTGACCGACCTCCCCGAAGAAGCGACAGCGGCGAGCCAGGAGACGTTCGGCCCCGTCGTCTCGCTCGTCCCCGTCGACGGCGTCGACGAGGCCGTCGAGCGGGCCAACGACACCGACTACGGCCTCCACGCGAGCGTGTGGACGGGCGACCGTGCCCGCGGCGAGCGCGTCGCTCGCCGGATCGAGGCCGGGACGGTCTCGGTGAACGACGGGTACCGGGCGATGTGGGCCTCGACGGACGCGCCGATGGGCGGCGTCGGCGACTCCGGCGTCGGTCGCCGCCACGGCCGCGAGGGGATCCGCGACTACACCGACTCGCGGACGGTCGTCACCCAGCGCGGCCATCCGCTCGCGTTCCCGGACGCGGTCCCGAACCGCCTCGCCGCCGCGGCCGCGACGGCGACGCTCGGTCCGCTGCGCTGGCTCCGGAACCGGTCGCTTCCCGGTCCGTGGGGGGAGTGA
- a CDS encoding deoxyhypusine synthase, which translates to MTDETPRETFEHDPIGHAEARAGMTVGALADEYGSAGIGANALHEAVDVYAEMLGDDDVTNFFGLAGAMVPTGMRRIVADLIRDGHVDALVTTGANLTHDAIEAIGGKHHHGEVHAEGKTEREHDERLRDEGVDRIYNVYLPQEHFALFEGHLREEVFPPLEAECEESGAVSIQRFTEELGRANAEVNEADDVDEGAGVAAAAYEHDVPVYCPAVQDSVLGLQAWMYSQTSEFTLDALSDMTTITDQAFDAEKAAAMVVGGGVPKNYTLQTMLVAPDAYDYAVQLTMDSPETGGLSGATLDEARSWGKLEKAARNASVYADATITLPLVVAAARERIADGEGDR; encoded by the coding sequence ATGACCGACGAGACGCCCCGAGAGACGTTCGAGCACGACCCGATCGGCCACGCGGAGGCGCGAGCGGGTATGACGGTCGGCGCGCTCGCCGACGAGTACGGGTCGGCCGGCATCGGCGCGAACGCGCTCCACGAGGCCGTCGACGTGTACGCCGAGATGCTCGGTGACGACGACGTGACCAACTTCTTCGGCCTCGCGGGCGCGATGGTGCCGACCGGGATGCGCCGGATCGTCGCCGACCTGATCCGCGACGGCCACGTCGACGCGCTGGTCACGACCGGCGCGAACCTCACCCACGACGCCATCGAAGCCATCGGCGGCAAACACCACCACGGCGAGGTCCACGCCGAAGGCAAGACCGAGCGCGAGCACGACGAGCGCCTGCGCGACGAGGGCGTCGACCGCATCTACAACGTCTACCTTCCCCAGGAGCACTTCGCGCTGTTCGAGGGGCACCTCCGCGAGGAGGTGTTCCCGCCGCTCGAAGCCGAATGCGAGGAGTCGGGCGCCGTGAGTATCCAGCGGTTCACCGAGGAACTCGGGCGGGCCAACGCCGAGGTGAACGAGGCCGACGACGTCGACGAGGGCGCTGGCGTCGCAGCCGCGGCCTACGAGCACGACGTGCCGGTCTACTGCCCGGCGGTGCAGGACTCCGTGCTCGGCCTCCAGGCGTGGATGTACTCCCAGACGAGCGAGTTCACGCTGGACGCACTTTCCGATATGACGACCATCACCGACCAGGCGTTCGACGCCGAGAAGGCCGCCGCCATGGTCGTCGGTGGGGGCGTCCCGAAGAACTACACGCTCCAGACGATGCTCGTCGCACCGGACGCCTACGACTACGCCGTCCAGCTGACGATGGACTCCCCCGAAACGGGCGGACTGTCCGGTGCGACGCTCGACGAGGCGCGTTCGTGGGGCAAACTGGAGAAGGCCGCTCGCAACGCTTCCGTCTACGCCGACGCGACGATCACGCTCCCGCTCGTCGTCGCCGCTGCGCGCGAACGGATCGCGGACGGCGAAGGCGACCGCTAA
- a CDS encoding phosphoenolpyruvate carboxykinase (ATP) produces the protein MSQHGTAIESPTAALGDPRSADNVEYDPSFASLREHSAGLETTTEYGSPSYVSEHRSRNADRTANALDRDFGTVDHGHVETAVDAAADREMVCLDRQLGRHPDNTYVCRYYVPKEYSRIALAWAKLFEPAPADADPDFVTVQVPDTDEVAVRVLPDEGFTAVLGTDYTGEAKKSFLRLFMFDAKRQGGLGLHAGTKRVRLQSDEDGQSAAGDSDLETVGQVFLGLSGTGKSTLTAHDLGLEAPEDATMLQDDVCALRPDGTVAGSEGEGLFIKTIGLDGDEQPDLYEAATHESAVLDNVDVAEDGTVDFDSDVHTANGRAVVKREHLPSADEEIDLPSVDQVFFITRNPAMPPLAKLSPEEAAAAFMLGESVQTSAGDPSSAGEAIRVVGTNPFIVGSEGEEGNRFRDLVADLDADAYLLNTGTVGDRDIGVDDTVALLRAVSRGRVEWTDDATTGLTVPDTVPDLDTSRFDVGEALDDADERIADLRAERREYLAEFEDLDDAIRNAVY, from the coding sequence ATGTCACAACACGGGACGGCGATCGAGTCGCCGACCGCGGCGCTCGGGGACCCCCGATCGGCGGACAACGTCGAGTACGACCCGTCGTTCGCGTCGTTGCGCGAGCACTCGGCCGGTCTGGAGACGACGACGGAGTACGGCTCCCCGTCGTACGTGAGCGAGCACCGGTCGCGCAACGCCGACCGGACGGCCAACGCGCTCGACCGCGATTTCGGCACCGTCGACCACGGCCACGTCGAGACGGCGGTCGACGCCGCCGCCGACCGCGAGATGGTCTGTCTGGACCGGCAACTGGGTCGCCATCCGGACAACACCTACGTCTGTCGCTACTACGTCCCGAAGGAGTACAGCCGCATCGCGTTGGCGTGGGCCAAGCTCTTCGAACCCGCACCCGCCGATGCCGACCCCGACTTCGTGACCGTCCAGGTGCCGGACACCGACGAGGTCGCCGTCCGCGTGCTCCCCGACGAGGGGTTCACAGCGGTCCTCGGCACCGACTACACCGGCGAGGCAAAGAAGTCCTTCCTGCGGCTGTTCATGTTCGACGCGAAACGCCAGGGCGGCCTCGGCCTCCACGCCGGGACCAAGCGAGTCCGACTCCAGTCCGACGAGGACGGCCAGTCAGCGGCCGGCGACTCCGACCTGGAGACGGTCGGGCAGGTCTTCCTCGGCCTGTCGGGGACCGGCAAGTCCACCCTGACCGCCCACGACCTGGGCCTCGAAGCGCCGGAGGACGCGACGATGCTGCAGGACGACGTCTGCGCGTTGCGACCGGACGGGACCGTCGCCGGCAGCGAGGGCGAAGGGCTGTTCATCAAGACCATCGGCCTCGACGGCGACGAGCAGCCGGATCTGTACGAGGCCGCGACCCACGAGTCGGCGGTGCTCGACAACGTCGACGTCGCCGAGGACGGAACGGTCGACTTCGACAGCGACGTCCACACCGCCAACGGTCGCGCCGTCGTCAAGCGCGAGCACCTCCCGTCGGCCGACGAGGAGATCGACCTCCCGTCGGTCGACCAGGTCTTCTTCATCACGCGCAACCCAGCGATGCCGCCGCTCGCGAAGCTCTCGCCCGAGGAGGCCGCCGCGGCGTTCATGCTCGGCGAGTCCGTCCAGACGAGCGCGGGTGACCCGTCGAGCGCCGGTGAGGCCATCCGCGTCGTCGGCACTAACCCCTTCATCGTCGGCAGCGAGGGCGAGGAGGGCAACCGCTTTCGCGATCTGGTCGCCGACCTCGACGCCGACGCGTACCTGCTCAACACCGGGACCGTCGGCGACCGCGACATCGGCGTCGACGACACCGTGGCCCTGCTCCGGGCGGTCAGTCGCGGCCGCGTCGAGTGGACCGACGACGCGACGACCGGGCTGACCGTTCCCGACACCGTACCGGACCTGGACACGAGTCGGTTCGACGTGGGCGAGGCGCTCGACGACGCCGACGAGCGCATCGCCGACCTGCGAGCCGAGCGCCGCGAGTACCTGGCCGAGTTCGAGGATCTCGACGACGCGATCCGGAACGCGGTCTACTGA
- a CDS encoding DUF7563 family protein, whose amino-acid sequence MPACAHCDTHVSEQFARVFADEGGEVHACPTCSANSGIAEVSRERAQEV is encoded by the coding sequence ATGCCTGCCTGTGCCCACTGCGATACGCACGTCTCCGAACAGTTCGCACGCGTCTTCGCCGACGAGGGCGGCGAAGTCCACGCTTGCCCGACCTGCTCGGCCAACAGCGGTATCGCCGAAGTCTCCAGAGAGCGAGCCCAGGAAGTCTGA
- a CDS encoding ABC transporter ATP-binding protein has product MSEGTTVAVADRVDEVAAPLRRVFKEYGLPRVHWFAVAVAMNLVARLSSLVPPLVLGTAIDAIFSGSNAYSLPLVPQGWLPTEPRAQFWFSVYLIVGAFVVTAVTTWAQAITSDIFAHRSLHAVRVDTFRKMQELDMAFFDEQQTGEAMSILNQDATNLERYLDQALKNGFRLVIMVVAIGALLLSMNWQLALVTLVGVPLMTLFTIWFSRRVAPRYDAVRSSVGDLNTRLENSIGGMQLVKTANTEEFETDRVEEASWNFYTTNMDVLKLAFLYRPGMRLLAGLSFVATFVVGGLWLFSGPPLFFSGELTVGDFVVFIFLTQRFIDPLAQISNIIDWFENARASGKRIFGLMDTPVRIEDSPDAVELESVRGDVAYDDVTFSYDGEETILEDVSFDADAGDTVAFVGPTGAGKSTAVKLLMRLYDVDEGAISVDGHDVRDVTVGSLRESIGYVSQETYLFDGTVAENIRYGEFDATREEIVEAAKAAEAHEFITELADGYDTQVGERGARLSGGQRQRISIARTVLQDPDILVLDEATSAVDTETEVLIQRSLDRLAADRTTFVIAHRLSTVTDAETILVLEEGRVVERGTHQELLEEDGLYANLWAVQAGEIDDLPDEFVDRARGDA; this is encoded by the coding sequence ATGTCCGAGGGCACTACAGTCGCGGTCGCAGACCGGGTCGACGAGGTAGCGGCGCCGCTCCGTCGGGTATTCAAGGAGTACGGCCTGCCGCGGGTCCACTGGTTCGCCGTCGCGGTGGCCATGAACCTCGTCGCCCGCCTCTCCAGTCTCGTCCCACCGCTGGTACTCGGGACGGCCATCGACGCCATCTTCAGCGGCTCGAACGCCTACTCGCTGCCGCTCGTGCCCCAAGGGTGGCTCCCGACCGAGCCGAGAGCGCAGTTCTGGTTCTCCGTGTACCTGATCGTCGGCGCGTTCGTCGTCACCGCGGTCACGACGTGGGCCCAGGCGATCACGAGCGACATCTTCGCCCACCGGTCGCTCCACGCCGTCCGCGTCGACACCTTCCGGAAGATGCAGGAACTGGACATGGCTTTCTTCGACGAGCAACAGACCGGCGAGGCGATGTCCATCCTCAACCAGGACGCCACGAACCTCGAACGCTACCTCGACCAGGCGCTGAAGAACGGCTTCCGCCTCGTCATCATGGTCGTCGCCATCGGTGCCTTGCTGCTCTCGATGAACTGGCAGCTCGCCCTCGTCACCCTCGTCGGCGTGCCGCTGATGACCCTCTTTACTATCTGGTTCAGCCGCCGGGTCGCGCCCAGATACGACGCCGTCCGCTCCAGCGTCGGCGACCTCAACACCCGCCTCGAAAACAGCATCGGCGGGATGCAGCTCGTCAAGACCGCCAACACCGAGGAGTTCGAGACCGACCGCGTCGAGGAGGCCTCCTGGAACTTCTACACGACGAACATGGACGTGCTGAAACTGGCCTTCCTCTACCGTCCGGGGATGCGCCTCCTGGCCGGGCTGTCGTTCGTCGCCACGTTCGTCGTCGGCGGCCTCTGGCTGTTCTCGGGCCCGCCGCTGTTCTTCTCGGGCGAGCTCACCGTCGGCGACTTCGTCGTCTTCATCTTCCTCACCCAGCGGTTCATCGACCCGCTCGCCCAGATCTCGAACATCATCGACTGGTTCGAGAACGCCAGGGCCTCCGGCAAGCGGATCTTCGGGCTGATGGACACGCCCGTTCGCATCGAGGACTCGCCCGACGCCGTCGAGCTGGAGTCCGTGCGCGGCGACGTCGCCTACGACGACGTGACTTTCTCATACGACGGTGAGGAGACCATCCTCGAAGACGTGAGCTTCGACGCCGACGCCGGCGACACCGTCGCGTTCGTCGGCCCGACCGGCGCCGGCAAGTCGACGGCCGTCAAGCTCCTGATGCGGCTCTACGACGTGGACGAGGGGGCGATCAGCGTCGACGGCCACGACGTCCGCGACGTGACCGTCGGCAGTTTGCGGGAGTCGATCGGCTACGTCAGCCAGGAAACGTACCTCTTCGACGGGACCGTCGCCGAGAATATCCGCTACGGCGAGTTCGACGCTACGCGCGAGGAGATCGTCGAGGCCGCCAAAGCCGCGGAAGCCCACGAGTTCATCACGGAACTGGCCGACGGCTACGACACCCAGGTCGGCGAACGCGGCGCCCGCCTCTCGGGCGGCCAGCGCCAGCGCATCTCCATCGCCCGGACGGTGCTGCAGGACCCCGACATCCTCGTGCTCGACGAGGCGACCTCCGCAGTCGACACCGAGACCGAGGTCCTCATCCAGCGCTCGCTCGACCGCCTGGCCGCCGACCGGACCACCTTCGTCATCGCCCACCGGCTGTCGACGGTGACCGACGCCGAGACGATCCTCGTGCTGGAGGAGGGGCGCGTCGTCGAGCGCGGGACGCACCAGGAACTGCTGGAGGAAGACGGCCTCTACGCCAACCTCTGGGCGGTCCAGGCCGGCGAGATCGACGACCTGCCCGACGAGTTCGTCGACCGCGCTCGCGGCGACGCCTGA
- the rtcA gene encoding RNA 3'-terminal phosphate cyclase, with protein MFEVDGSDGGGQLLRSALTLSMLDAEPVAIGDVRGDRPEPGLKPQHLAAVETAAAVADATVEGTDLGSESVTFDPGELTGGRYEVDVGTAGSVTLLFDTLLPLAAAIDDPLAVTATGGTDVSWSPSLAYYRGVKLPLLRRFGLAAAVELDRTGFYPAGGGRATLFLWPSTLSPVALDTPLEPTGARVYSKAATDLVDAEVADRQADAATDALEERGIEVLERRAAYVASDGPGSALAVRLDGATHDGDSEGTDDGLEGQWDDRHHPLAGFDAYGAPGTPAEAVAAEVTDQVRRFRGSDAAVDSHTADQLLVFLALAGGRVAIPGVSDHVATSRDLLAAFDRPVGVDRSGPVHVLVADR; from the coding sequence ATGTTCGAGGTGGACGGGAGCGACGGGGGCGGACAACTGTTGCGGAGCGCGCTCACGCTGTCGATGCTCGACGCCGAGCCCGTCGCGATCGGCGACGTGCGGGGCGACCGGCCGGAACCGGGGCTGAAACCCCAGCACCTCGCCGCCGTCGAGACGGCCGCTGCGGTCGCCGACGCGACCGTCGAGGGAACGGATCTGGGCTCGGAGTCGGTGACGTTCGACCCCGGCGAGCTTACGGGCGGCCGCTACGAGGTCGACGTCGGGACGGCTGGGAGCGTCACGCTACTGTTCGACACGCTCCTCCCGCTGGCGGCGGCGATCGACGACCCGCTCGCGGTCACCGCCACGGGTGGGACCGACGTGTCGTGGTCACCGTCGCTGGCCTACTACCGCGGGGTCAAACTCCCACTGCTCCGTCGGTTCGGTCTCGCGGCCGCGGTCGAACTCGACCGGACCGGCTTCTACCCCGCCGGCGGCGGCCGCGCCACCCTGTTCCTCTGGCCCTCGACGCTCTCGCCCGTCGCCCTCGACACACCGCTTGAACCCACTGGCGCTCGCGTCTACTCGAAAGCGGCTACCGACCTCGTCGACGCCGAGGTGGCCGACCGCCAGGCCGACGCCGCGACCGACGCGCTCGAGGAACGGGGGATCGAAGTCCTCGAGCGGCGAGCGGCGTACGTCGCTAGCGACGGTCCGGGATCGGCTCTCGCCGTGCGGCTCGACGGCGCGACCCACGACGGCGACAGCGAGGGAACCGACGACGGTCTGGAAGGGCAGTGGGACGACCGGCACCACCCACTGGCCGGGTTCGACGCCTACGGCGCACCGGGCACGCCCGCCGAGGCGGTCGCCGCCGAAGTCACCGACCAGGTCCGCCGCTTCCGCGGGAGCGACGCCGCCGTGGACTCACACACGGCGGACCAGCTGCTCGTCTTCCTCGCCCTCGCCGGCGGTCGCGTCGCTATCCCCGGCGTCTCCGACCACGTCGCGACCAGCCGCGACCTGTTGGCTGCGTTCGACCGACCGGTCGGCGTCGACCGCTCCGGACCGGTCCACGTGCTCGTCGCTGACCGATAA
- a CDS encoding MFS transporter: MSLTTFIVVINASLMNVAIPTMVAEFDTTVTAIQGAVALYSLVIAALILPAGTLPSRYGSRRVMAVALVVYAAGTVVAAISWNTTVLYVGWSLVEGGAAAVLFPLTFTVLTASYEDTDRAKAFGLLAGVHGAGSTLGPIIGGVLTTYASWRWGFALQLVGVATSLVFVRYVSPEPLSETRGSLDRGGTALAIVGSTALVTGFLLSGKYGWVVERRPFSVGGVQFNPLGTSPAVWLLGAGLLAFAAFVQYERRLERAGRAPLVPLRVLTNRPFLAGVVTYNVRSIVSAGFGFVFPVYLQAVLGYSAFETGVALLPYSVASILFATFTADWRAYVSPRTLIQVGIVCMGLGLGLLYEQTGPDQTIGRMALPVALYGAGVGLVVAQIGNMTMSAVPTADSPEASGVLNVSSSIGFSLGTAVVGSYFLGRFYGGVVDGVLRAEDATVSADRRADLVIALEDAAETATEATQQQFLGRLAPAQRRLLERVFETAMFDAQRATLLVLLLVVLLLLVVSTFLPRRIPDDDSPDGSDSSRDSAGETNESARDASRNANAET; this comes from the coding sequence GTGAGTCTGACGACGTTCATCGTGGTCATCAACGCGTCGCTGATGAACGTCGCGATCCCCACGATGGTGGCCGAGTTCGATACCACGGTCACCGCGATCCAGGGGGCGGTCGCCCTCTACTCGCTGGTGATCGCCGCGCTGATCCTCCCGGCCGGGACGCTGCCGTCTCGGTACGGCAGCAGGCGCGTGATGGCGGTCGCCTTGGTCGTCTACGCCGCCGGGACGGTCGTGGCGGCGATCAGCTGGAACACGACGGTCCTCTACGTCGGCTGGTCGCTCGTCGAAGGCGGCGCTGCCGCCGTGTTGTTCCCGCTGACGTTCACCGTGCTGACGGCGAGCTACGAGGACACCGACCGCGCGAAGGCGTTCGGACTCCTCGCCGGCGTACACGGGGCCGGATCCACGCTCGGGCCGATCATCGGCGGCGTGCTGACCACGTACGCGAGCTGGCGGTGGGGGTTCGCGCTCCAGCTCGTCGGTGTGGCGACGAGTCTCGTCTTCGTTCGATACGTGAGCCCCGAGCCGCTGTCGGAGACGCGCGGTTCGCTCGACAGAGGCGGGACGGCGCTGGCCATCGTCGGTTCGACGGCGCTCGTCACCGGGTTCCTCCTCAGCGGGAAGTACGGGTGGGTCGTCGAACGGCGCCCGTTTTCGGTCGGCGGCGTGCAGTTCAACCCGCTGGGCACGTCGCCGGCGGTCTGGCTCCTCGGCGCCGGGCTCCTCGCGTTCGCCGCGTTCGTCCAGTACGAGCGCCGACTGGAACGCGCCGGGCGCGCGCCGCTCGTTCCGCTGCGCGTCCTGACGAACCGCCCGTTCCTGGCGGGCGTCGTCACGTACAACGTTCGCTCGATCGTCTCGGCCGGGTTCGGATTCGTCTTCCCCGTCTACCTCCAGGCGGTGCTGGGGTACAGCGCCTTCGAGACCGGCGTCGCGTTGCTCCCGTACTCCGTCGCGTCGATCCTCTTCGCTACCTTCACGGCCGACTGGCGGGCGTACGTCTCGCCGAGGACGCTGATCCAGGTCGGCATCGTCTGCATGGGTCTCGGACTGGGACTGCTGTACGAGCAGACGGGCCCCGACCAGACGATCGGACGCATGGCCCTCCCGGTCGCGCTCTACGGCGCGGGCGTCGGGCTCGTCGTGGCTCAGATCGGGAACATGACGATGTCGGCCGTCCCGACCGCCGACTCCCCCGAGGCCTCCGGGGTCCTGAACGTGAGCAGCTCGATCGGGTTCTCCCTGGGGACGGCCGTGGTCGGCTCGTATTTCCTGGGTCGGTTCTACGGAGGCGTCGTCGACGGGGTGCTCCGAGCCGAAGACGCGACCGTCTCGGCCGACCGACGGGCCGACCTGGTGATAGCCCTCGAAGACGCGGCCGAGACGGCGACCGAAGCCACCCAACAGCAGTTCCTGGGTCGACTGGCGCCCGCCCAGCGGCGATTGCTCGAACGGGTCTTCGAGACCGCGATGTTCGACGCCCAGCGCGCGACGCTGCTGGTGCTCCTACTGGTCGTGTTGCTCTTGCTCGTCGTCTCGACGTTCCTGCCGCGCCGGATACCGGACGACGACTCACCGGACGGGTCCGACTCGTCCCGAGATTCGGCAGGTGAGACGAACGAGTCGGCTCGGGATGCGTCCAGGAACGCCAACGCGGAGACGTGA